AGCCAACGGAACGTGTTGCTGTGCAGTATTCAGGAGTCGGTTCTGGGGCTGGCTGGCCAAGGCTCGCTGGCCCTGGCGGCGTAGGGTTTTTGCGCGGGGCTTAGGCGGTGCCTCAGTTTTTTGCCGGGATATCCAGATTGGTATTGGAAAAAGCCCGCACAGACGCTTTCCCCTTGAAACTTTCCCACACTTCAACCGCATTTTCCGTGACGTGAGCAGTGCCGGCGTCAGCAGGAACATCTAGGTGGTCGTTGGGAACCCATTCACCGTCGCGGCGATACAGGCTGGTACCAGCAGATTCGTCCGTTTTAGTGAGGCGAATGGCACGACCGTTGGCACCGGTTAAGTAGTGCTTCACCTCGCTTGGCACGTAGTGCTGGCGCGCGTCATAGGAAAAGTACGGTTCATCATCGAGGTGCTCCATGGATGAATCCAAGGCCCCCGGGTGCGCCAAATGGTCTGTCGAGCTCGTCCAACCTCCGGTCTCTGCGAATTGTCGCCGCGTCGCCCGTAGGCTTCCCCAAGTTGCGTCCATAGTCCACATAGCATGTCCATTCTCGGCAGGCCATCCATGCAAAGTTGCAGGATGTCTGTTGATTCTCACCGGAAGAATCTGGCCCGTCAAACGCGTTCTCGAAACTTTTGTAACTCTCGGTTTGTCAAATCAAGAGTTACAAAAGTTTTGTAACTCTTAAATGTCAGACCCTCCTCCTAGCCTGAGACCACCATCATGTTCCGGTGGATCGCGTAGGAAAAGGAGTCATCATGACACAGGTAGTGGACACACCATTGGCAAGTGCCGACGAGGTCCGTCATGACACCTTGCCGCCCATCCTACGGAGCATACCTGCCGCAGCCGATTACGGTTTCCTCTACCCCTGGCAGCAGGAGGCGCTCGACGCCTGGCATAACAATGCTCGCCGTGGCGTCATTGAGGCTGTCACCGGTTCCGGCAAGACACGCCTCGGTGTTGCGGCTGCTCATGAGGCTGTCCGGCAGGGCATCAAAGTACTCATTCTGGTCCCCACCGCAGAGCTCCAGCGTCAATGGCTCGCTACCCTCAAGCGCGATTTTCCCTCCGCATCCACGGGACTACTGGGCAACGGTGGCAAGGATTCTCTGGACGATGTGGATGTCCTCATCGCCATCGTGCACTCGGCAGCTACGCACCAGACACTGCGTGCGCACAAAGCCGGGCTACTGATCGCCGACGAGTGCCACCGCTACGCTGCTCCCCTCTTCGCCGCGGCTCTGGGGCAGGGATACAACTGGCGTTTGGGATTGACTGCCACGTATGAGAGGAACGACGGCGGCCATCACGAAATGTTGTCTCCCTACTTTGGCGGAGTGGTCTTCAACCTTTGGTATGACAGGGCGTTGCGTGACGAGGTTATTGCCCCGTTCGACATCGCTCTGATCGGTGTTGAGCTCACACCAGCTGAGCGGGCCAATTACGACGAGTTCTCCGACAGCATGTCCGAGGCCGCCCGTTATCTGAAGCAGTACGCCAATGTGCCACCACTTCCATTTCCCGCGTTCATTGCCGCAGTCGCTGCACTGGCAGCTTCCGCAGGGCTCACAGCCGAGGCTGGTCTGGCCCGCAAATACATGAAGGCTATGTCCGCACGCTTGTCGCTATTGGCCGAAACCAAGACCAAGGGGTTGGTGCTGGCCGCTCTGCATCAGCCTGTTGCAGAGTCCGGAGGAACACTGGTTTTCACCCAGACCCAAGCCTCAGCTCGTAGCGCCCAGGACATTTACCGCACGGTGGGATGTTCCGCCACAGCAATCTACAGCGGCATGCGGCCCGAGGAGCGCAAGCAGGGACTCGTTGATTTCAGCAATCGCGATGCCCAAGTATTGGCTGCACCACGCATTCTCGATGAAGGCGTAGACGTGCCCGAGGCAGATTTGGGCATCATCGTGGCCGCCAATCGCAGCCAGCGCCAGATGGTGCAGCGGCTGGGCCGTGTGATCCGTAAAAAGAAGGACGGGCGTGTTGGTCGACTCGTGGTGCTGTTTGCGATCAATACAGTGGAAGACCCTGATGTGCAGGGGGAAGAATTCCTGGGCCGCGTACTTCCCTTTGCGCGTCGCTATGAGTTCTTTGAAATCGTCACCGATCTGCAGGAGATCGAAGATTTCCTGAGGTATCCGGAAATTGAAGTCTCGGCTGATGCCCCATCGGCTGGCGGTGAAGGTCAGGCAACATCCGGTGATGAGAATTCCACTCCATCGCCGCAACTGGAACCAGACGCTGTGGTTCCGGAACCGGCTGCTCCCCTGTTTGAGCTGCCGGAGGACGACGATGATGAGCCGGCCGAGTTGTTGGCCCACATTACAGGCCTGACGGACGATATTGTGGCCGACTATCTCAAACGGATTGGAAAGTTTCCTCTTCTTGACGCAGCTGCCGAGGTGGACCTAGGCCAAACTATCGAGGCTGGTTTGATGGCTACCTACAAATTAGAAAACTGCGTGTTGGGCTCCCGCCGCGAACGCCATGACTTGGAAAAGCTGGCCCGGCTTGGTGCCAGTGCCCTTGAAACGATGATGAACGCAAATCTGCGGCTCGTTGTCTCCATTGCGAAGAAGTATCTGGATCGGGGCCTCGATTTTATTGACATCATCCAAGAGGGAAATCTGGGCCTGCTGCGCGCCGTCCATAAGTTCGATTACACCTTGGGCAACAAGTTCTCGACCTACGCAACCTGGTGGATCCGTCAAGCAATTACCCGCGCTATTGCAGATTTTGGACGCACCATCCGTGTTCCAGTTCATATGACGGAACAGATTAACAAGCTTCTTTCCGTGCGACGCCACCTTTCGGTGGAGTTGGGAAGGCCTGCAACTCCAGAAGAATTGGCTCACCAACTGGATTCAACCCCTGCAGATGTTCGCAAGATCATGAAGTACGCGGCCCCAGTGTTCTCCTTAGACATGCTTGTTCCCGACGGTCATGGCGGATCCGAACCACTGTCAGAGCAAATGTACGACCCGCTAGAGGCAACCGCTCACGAATACGCCGAGCGCACCGACATGCTGGCCGCCTTGCATAACGTCCTCGATACCCTCAGTGCGCGCGAGGCTGGAGTTCTATCCATGCGATATGGCCTCGGCGACGGGGAACCCAAGACCCTTGACGCAATCGGGCAGGTCTACGGCGTGACTCGTGAGCGCATCCGTCAGATTGAATCACTAACCATGAAGAAGCTCAGGGAACCCGGATACTGCACATCACTTGAGAGCTTCTTAGATATTCCGACGCCCGAGGAGCAGGTGAGCTAAGCACCCAAGGTGAGCGTCCGGCGTCGAACTTCACAGGCATAGTTCACAGACGCCGCGGGAAACGAGGTCACCGCACGTAAGGACCTATGGTTAAGGAACCAGCCGGCCCTGAGCGCTATGGAGAATTTCGCATGACAATGAGTTCAAGCAGTGGCAGCGGCACGGTGTTGATCGCCGACTTTGTGAATGTGGACGCCGCGGGCAAGGTCAATATTATTGGCGGCGGGATCCAGTTCCTCGGTTCAGATCCGAAAACCGGGCTGACAGCGCCGTTTGCCGTGTACGTGAATATTACCGTCACCATTCCCTCGTTTGAGGAGACCTCGGCCGCGGTGGAGGTACTGCTGGTGGACGC
The Arthrobacter alpinus genome window above contains:
- a CDS encoding sigma-70 family RNA polymerase sigma factor, translating into MTQVVDTPLASADEVRHDTLPPILRSIPAAADYGFLYPWQQEALDAWHNNARRGVIEAVTGSGKTRLGVAAAHEAVRQGIKVLILVPTAELQRQWLATLKRDFPSASTGLLGNGGKDSLDDVDVLIAIVHSAATHQTLRAHKAGLLIADECHRYAAPLFAAALGQGYNWRLGLTATYERNDGGHHEMLSPYFGGVVFNLWYDRALRDEVIAPFDIALIGVELTPAERANYDEFSDSMSEAARYLKQYANVPPLPFPAFIAAVAALAASAGLTAEAGLARKYMKAMSARLSLLAETKTKGLVLAALHQPVAESGGTLVFTQTQASARSAQDIYRTVGCSATAIYSGMRPEERKQGLVDFSNRDAQVLAAPRILDEGVDVPEADLGIIVAANRSQRQMVQRLGRVIRKKKDGRVGRLVVLFAINTVEDPDVQGEEFLGRVLPFARRYEFFEIVTDLQEIEDFLRYPEIEVSADAPSAGGEGQATSGDENSTPSPQLEPDAVVPEPAAPLFELPEDDDDEPAELLAHITGLTDDIVADYLKRIGKFPLLDAAAEVDLGQTIEAGLMATYKLENCVLGSRRERHDLEKLARLGASALETMMNANLRLVVSIAKKYLDRGLDFIDIIQEGNLGLLRAVHKFDYTLGNKFSTYATWWIRQAITRAIADFGRTIRVPVHMTEQINKLLSVRRHLSVELGRPATPEELAHQLDSTPADVRKIMKYAAPVFSLDMLVPDGHGGSEPLSEQMYDPLEATAHEYAERTDMLAALHNVLDTLSAREAGVLSMRYGLGDGEPKTLDAIGQVYGVTRERIRQIESLTMKKLREPGYCTSLESFLDIPTPEEQVS